A single window of Methylomarinum sp. Ch1-1 DNA harbors:
- a CDS encoding IS110 family transposase, producing MNLNVVGLDIAKLVFHMFMMQDGKAKKKKLKRSELLAFVAQMPVSVIAMEACGGAHHWARAFQALGHEVVLLNTRFVKAFVVGNKNDYNDAEAIYTAACQPNKRSVAIKGIEQQDLAMLQGVRRGKVDERTALVNQMRGYLAERGIVLPRSVNQFRKQLPSILEDGENDLSTLSRKLFAEQYQALKALDEAIRALDREITAVCQNNALARRLLDMPGIGPLTAILATADVGDGKGYDSSRDYAASLGVVPRQHSSGDKQVLLGISKRGNRQLRTSLIHGARAVLKYCGDKSDPLSLWLKGLIERRGFNKAAVALANKNARIIWALATRGGDYVPQMA from the coding sequence ATGAATCTTAACGTAGTGGGTTTAGATATTGCAAAACTAGTGTTTCATATGTTCATGATGCAAGACGGCAAAGCAAAGAAAAAGAAATTGAAACGGTCGGAACTGTTGGCCTTTGTGGCTCAGATGCCGGTGAGCGTGATCGCGATGGAAGCCTGCGGCGGCGCTCATCATTGGGCCCGGGCATTTCAGGCCCTGGGCCACGAAGTAGTGCTGTTGAATACTCGCTTCGTGAAGGCATTCGTGGTTGGCAATAAAAACGATTACAACGACGCCGAGGCGATTTACACGGCGGCCTGCCAGCCGAACAAACGCAGCGTGGCGATCAAAGGCATTGAGCAGCAAGACTTAGCCATGCTGCAAGGTGTCCGGCGAGGTAAGGTGGACGAACGCACGGCCTTGGTCAATCAAATGCGCGGTTATCTGGCTGAACGAGGCATCGTGCTGCCGCGTAGCGTGAATCAGTTCAGAAAACAACTGCCCAGTATTCTGGAGGACGGGGAAAATGACCTCAGCACGCTGAGCCGGAAGCTGTTTGCCGAGCAGTATCAAGCGCTGAAAGCCTTGGACGAAGCGATCCGGGCTCTGGACCGGGAAATTACGGCAGTATGCCAAAACAATGCCTTAGCCCGACGATTGCTTGACATGCCGGGTATCGGTCCTTTGACCGCCATTTTGGCCACGGCTGACGTCGGCGATGGCAAGGGTTATGATTCGAGCCGAGATTACGCGGCCAGCTTGGGGGTGGTGCCAAGGCAGCACAGCAGCGGCGATAAGCAGGTATTACTGGGCATCAGTAAACGCGGCAACCGCCAATTGCGCACATCCTTGATTCACGGGGCAAGAGCGGTGCTGAAATACTGCGGTGACAAGAGTGACCCCTTGAGCCTGTGGCTCAAAGGCTTGATTGAACGGCGAGGCTTCAACAAAGCGGCCGTGGCTTTGGCCAACAAGAACGCCCGGATCATTTGGGCGCTGGCAACGCGTGGCGGCGATTACGTGCCACAAATGGCCTAA